A genomic region of Alicyclobacillus sp. SO9 contains the following coding sequences:
- a CDS encoding ABC transporter ATP-binding protein: MLYGNQLVLKGINLEVYPGQIIGYIGPNGAGKSTTIKAILGLVEGYTGEIKIFGRNIAEDNVEYKRRIGYVPETAEIYDALTAREYLTFIGGLYGMDEGSADRKAKLLMDTFDLHAVYDTRISSYSKGMRQKVLLISSLLHNPDILFLDEPLSGLDANSVIVVKDILAQLARQGKTIFYSSHIMEVVQKISNRIILLNNGGVVADGTFEELSQQSNETSLEELFNEITGFNDHEDIAEKFVSIIEEVRP, translated from the coding sequence ATGTTGTATGGGAATCAACTGGTGCTCAAGGGAATTAATTTGGAGGTCTACCCCGGACAAATCATTGGTTACATTGGCCCAAACGGGGCTGGAAAGAGTACCACTATCAAAGCTATCTTAGGGCTTGTCGAGGGTTATACCGGGGAAATCAAGATTTTTGGGCGCAACATCGCAGAGGATAATGTGGAGTACAAGCGAAGGATTGGCTATGTTCCGGAGACGGCCGAGATTTACGACGCGCTCACGGCACGAGAATACCTCACATTTATTGGCGGGTTATATGGTATGGATGAAGGGTCAGCTGACAGGAAGGCCAAATTGCTGATGGATACGTTTGATCTTCACGCAGTCTACGACACGCGGATTTCGTCCTATTCAAAGGGCATGCGGCAGAAGGTTCTGCTCATCTCCAGTTTATTGCATAATCCGGACATTCTTTTTCTTGACGAACCGCTGAGCGGATTGGATGCAAACAGCGTCATTGTTGTAAAAGACATTTTGGCACAGCTTGCAAGACAGGGAAAGACAATTTTTTATTCATCTCACATCATGGAAGTTGTGCAGAAGATCAGCAACCGAATTATCTTGCTGAATAATGGCGGAGTTGTTGCCGACGGTACCTTTGAAGAGTTGAGTCAACAATCCAACGAAACTTCTTTGGAAGAACTGTTTAATGAGATTACGGGTTTTAATGATCACGAGGATATTGCGGAGAAGTTCGTGTCTATTATTGAAGAGGTGCGACCATGA
- a CDS encoding cold shock domain-containing protein codes for MQGTVKWFNADKGFGFISREDGDDVFVHFSAIEGDGFKTLEEGQSVTFDVVQGPKGPQAANVMK; via the coding sequence ATGCAGGGAACAGTAAAATGGTTTAATGCCGACAAGGGATTTGGTTTTATCTCCCGCGAGGACGGCGACGATGTTTTTGTTCATTTTTCAGCGATTGAAGGCGACGGTTTCAAAACCCTTGAAGAAGGTCAAAGTGTGACGTTCGACGTTGTCCAGGGACCGAAGGGTCCGCAGGCTGCCAACGTCATGAAATAG
- a CDS encoding DMT family transporter, protein MPGLFTAILSVFCYSFAYVLLHKGQVETEAEDNGLFPVLLVGSITLGIAALVFIVVKYHGFGFVGSLTKEQWQGYGLASLSGLIGTLAGRLVVYAAIRRIGATRGIVVESAEAIVTTVLAVVLLGEVFRTNDFVGVALLAGGISLLVTERTFLKERFLLNQGIVLGLLGAVLQGGGHFLRKVGMSASIVPVIAAALDLMLALLVYVCILWYLGRLRKYFRHYIHNWNPYLVTAGIMSATGVLLFFAAVRAMPVSEAAMIVGVQPILVTVLSKLFFRRLEPITWMTGIYSLLVALGIIMLQT, encoded by the coding sequence ATGCCTGGACTTTTTACTGCGATTTTATCCGTTTTTTGCTACTCATTTGCGTACGTTCTGTTGCACAAAGGACAAGTTGAGACTGAGGCGGAAGACAACGGACTGTTTCCTGTTTTGCTTGTCGGCAGCATAACCCTTGGAATCGCAGCACTTGTATTTATAGTAGTCAAGTATCACGGGTTTGGATTCGTTGGGTCGTTGACCAAAGAACAATGGCAGGGCTATGGTTTGGCATCCTTGTCTGGGCTGATTGGAACCTTGGCTGGCAGGTTGGTAGTGTACGCTGCAATCCGCAGAATTGGAGCAACTCGCGGGATTGTCGTGGAGAGCGCTGAAGCCATTGTCACTACTGTTCTTGCGGTTGTTCTTTTGGGAGAAGTCTTTCGAACAAATGATTTTGTCGGAGTGGCACTGCTGGCTGGGGGTATTTCGCTGCTGGTAACAGAACGCACGTTTCTAAAGGAACGGTTTCTGTTAAACCAGGGCATTGTCCTGGGGCTTCTCGGCGCTGTGCTTCAAGGCGGAGGACATTTCCTGCGAAAGGTGGGGATGTCAGCCTCGATTGTTCCGGTTATTGCGGCGGCGCTGGATCTGATGCTCGCGCTCCTCGTGTATGTTTGCATCTTATGGTATTTAGGTCGCTTGCGTAAGTATTTTCGGCACTACATTCATAACTGGAACCCCTACCTTGTTACTGCCGGCATCATGTCTGCAACCGGGGTACTGCTCTTTTTTGCGGCAGTAAGGGCCATGCCTGTATCAGAAGCCGCAATGATTGTCGGTGTCCAGCCGATTCTGGTAACAGTCCTCTCCAAACTATTCTTTAGACGCCTCGAACCCATCACATGGATGACAGGAATATACAGCCTTTTGGTAGCTTTGGGTATCATTATGCTCCAAACTTAA
- a CDS encoding SDR family oxidoreductase: MVMTGNTVLITGGSAGIGFALAREFLTAGNEVIVCGRSERKLAQAKEQLPALHTRVSDVSDEQQRQELYNWTIESFPAVNVLVNNAGIQQRLNLQKTSEVWNHYHREIEANLEGPIHLTMLFLPHLLQQSRATVVNVTSGLAITPAAFAPIYSATKAALHSFSISLRVQLQDTPVDVVDILPPAVNTDLGGPGLHTFGADVNEFATAVFQKMDNGELEIGFGDSDRRLKASNEELKQAPKQMWERFKSNNPAF, from the coding sequence ATGGTGATGACAGGGAACACCGTGCTGATTACAGGAGGTTCAGCGGGAATTGGATTTGCTTTGGCTCGTGAATTTCTGACCGCAGGAAACGAGGTAATTGTGTGCGGGCGCAGTGAACGGAAACTTGCGCAAGCAAAGGAACAGTTGCCCGCTTTACACACAAGGGTCAGTGACGTAAGTGACGAACAACAACGGCAAGAGTTATATAACTGGACGATAGAATCCTTTCCAGCCGTCAACGTTCTTGTCAACAATGCAGGGATTCAGCAGCGGTTGAATCTGCAGAAGACATCAGAAGTGTGGAATCATTACCACCGGGAAATTGAAGCAAATCTTGAGGGCCCTATCCACCTGACCATGCTATTTCTCCCGCATTTATTACAGCAATCCCGTGCGACAGTTGTGAATGTCACATCTGGGCTAGCCATCACTCCTGCTGCTTTTGCGCCGATCTACAGTGCAACCAAAGCCGCATTGCATTCCTTTAGTATCTCTCTGCGAGTGCAATTGCAGGATACCCCGGTTGACGTAGTAGATATTCTTCCGCCGGCTGTAAATACAGACTTAGGCGGGCCAGGGTTACATACGTTTGGTGCCGATGTAAATGAATTTGCGACAGCTGTTTTTCAAAAAATGGATAATGGGGAACTTGAGATTGGGTTTGGTGACAGTGACCGCAGGCTAAAGGCGTCAAATGAGGAGCTGAAACAGGCTCCAAAGCAGATGTGGGAGCGCTTCAAGTCAAACAATCCTGCCTTTTAG
- a CDS encoding NADP-dependent oxidoreductase, translated as MKAVYIEEYGSADVLQTGLLEPPETGDKDVLIEAHAASVNPVDWKIREGYLRQFLKYDFPLILGWDVAGVVAHVGSGVRNFKVGDRVFSRPATERNGTYAEYVAVDEHLVASMPSNLSFQEAASIPLAGLTAWEAIVEIAHVEAGQQVLVHAGAGGVGVYAIQLAKALGAYVATTASSRNREFVRSLGADKVIAYDEQNFWEVVKDYDMVLDTLGNDVLEQSIGVLREEGIVVSIAGQPDEQQLKQNNVRGHYFFLQPDGTKLARLGAMFEEGKMKPVVGKVFPLDDVKSAHELSQTLHSRGKIVLSIKD; from the coding sequence GTGAAGGCGGTGTACATCGAAGAATACGGATCGGCTGATGTTTTACAAACAGGGCTGCTTGAACCCCCGGAAACGGGAGACAAAGATGTCTTGATAGAGGCCCACGCAGCTTCTGTGAATCCAGTTGACTGGAAAATTCGTGAAGGCTACTTGCGTCAGTTTCTGAAATACGATTTCCCGCTGATTCTGGGTTGGGATGTTGCCGGGGTGGTTGCTCACGTTGGAAGCGGTGTGAGGAATTTTAAAGTCGGTGACAGAGTGTTTTCCAGACCTGCTACTGAACGCAATGGGACCTATGCAGAGTACGTTGCGGTTGACGAACATCTCGTTGCATCTATGCCATCTAATCTTTCCTTTCAGGAGGCAGCCTCGATTCCCCTTGCAGGATTGACGGCCTGGGAAGCCATTGTCGAGATTGCTCACGTAGAAGCGGGCCAACAGGTCTTGGTGCACGCTGGTGCGGGAGGCGTTGGCGTTTACGCTATTCAACTGGCAAAGGCTCTCGGCGCGTATGTAGCCACGACGGCCAGTTCGAGAAACAGAGAGTTTGTTAGGTCTTTAGGGGCAGATAAGGTGATTGCCTATGACGAACAGAATTTCTGGGAAGTTGTGAAAGACTACGATATGGTCCTCGACACACTTGGGAACGACGTGCTTGAACAGAGTATAGGCGTATTAAGAGAAGAAGGAATTGTGGTCTCCATTGCGGGCCAACCGGACGAACAGCAACTCAAGCAAAACAATGTTCGCGGACACTACTTCTTTCTTCAGCCAGATGGTACTAAGCTGGCTCGCCTGGGTGCAATGTTTGAAGAAGGTAAAATGAAACCAGTCGTTGGAAAGGTATTCCCGCTTGATGACGTAAAAAGCGCGCATGAACTGAGTCAGACCCTGCATTCCCGCGGTAAAATTGTTTTGAGTATTAAGGACTAA
- a CDS encoding diacylglycerol kinase family protein has protein sequence MKEQLLLIYNPSSGRQTMTEKLGYVVESLGERWDVTVKPTLYEGHAEQVAAEAATQFDMVVAAGGDGTIHEVVNGLMNSRQRPVLGILPAGTANDIARSLSIPSDLMEACDFLKVSHPVQIELGKCASRYFVNFLGFGLISLVSNSVKQATKSRLGPLTYFLKSLQSLHNQSEFLVQIQTEEKLIETTCVMGYVASGRSLAGFELFPETGFGDDSFEVILIHDVTIANLLDAAASILRKAPIENRAVTRFRATSLNIRCTPLQFIDMDGEKGMQTPVDIRFIPESLSVVGNLT, from the coding sequence GTGAAAGAACAATTGCTGCTCATCTACAATCCTTCCTCGGGCCGACAGACTATGACTGAAAAACTTGGATATGTTGTGGAGTCTCTTGGGGAACGATGGGACGTGACGGTCAAGCCGACGTTATATGAAGGGCATGCTGAACAGGTGGCTGCTGAAGCGGCAACTCAGTTCGACATGGTTGTCGCTGCCGGAGGGGACGGTACGATACACGAAGTGGTAAATGGGTTGATGAATTCACGACAGCGCCCTGTACTCGGTATCCTTCCGGCTGGGACGGCCAACGATATTGCCCGTAGTCTGAGCATCCCTTCTGATTTGATGGAGGCTTGCGATTTTCTAAAGGTTTCACATCCTGTCCAAATTGAGTTAGGTAAATGTGCGTCTCGTTACTTCGTAAACTTCCTCGGATTTGGCTTGATTTCTCTTGTCTCTAACTCCGTGAAACAGGCAACTAAATCCAGGCTGGGGCCGCTTACCTACTTTTTGAAGTCGCTTCAGTCCCTGCATAATCAGAGTGAGTTTCTGGTGCAGATCCAGACTGAAGAAAAGCTGATTGAAACGACTTGTGTCATGGGCTATGTGGCAAGCGGCAGGTCGCTTGCCGGGTTCGAACTGTTTCCTGAAACGGGGTTTGGTGACGACTCCTTTGAAGTCATTCTCATTCACGATGTGACTATCGCAAATCTGCTGGATGCTGCAGCATCCATCCTTCGCAAAGCGCCAATTGAAAACCGTGCTGTGACTCGGTTTCGAGCTACATCCTTGAACATCCGCTGTACTCCTTTGCAGTTCATAGACATGGATGGAGAGAAAGGTATGCAGACTCCCGTCGACATCCGATTCATTCCTGAAAGCTTGTCCGTCGTGGGCAATTTGACCTAA
- the msrB gene encoding peptide-methionine (R)-S-oxide reductase MsrB: MTADKNQSSLEKLKQKLTPIQFEVTQNNGTEPPFQNEYWDNHEDGLYVDVVSGEPLFSSLDKFDSGCGWPSFTKPLETKKVDEKRDTSHGMIRTEVRSPDSDSHLGHVFPDGPKDKGGLRYCINSASLRFVPKDQLEREGYGDYVHLFETK, from the coding sequence TTGACCGCCGATAAGAACCAGAGTTCACTTGAGAAACTCAAACAGAAACTCACGCCGATTCAATTTGAAGTAACCCAAAACAATGGAACAGAACCGCCATTTCAAAATGAATACTGGGACAACCATGAAGACGGCCTCTACGTTGACGTCGTCTCCGGAGAACCCTTATTTTCATCCTTGGACAAATTTGATTCAGGTTGCGGCTGGCCAAGTTTCACCAAGCCGCTGGAAACAAAGAAGGTTGACGAAAAACGGGATACAAGCCATGGAATGATTCGCACTGAAGTGCGCAGCCCCGATTCGGACTCCCATCTCGGCCATGTATTTCCCGACGGTCCAAAAGACAAAGGCGGACTGCGGTACTGCATCAATTCAGCTTCACTCCGCTTCGTCCCCAAAGACCAACTTGAACGTGAAGGGTACGGAGACTACGTCCATCTGTTTGAAACAAAATGA
- a CDS encoding cold-inducible protein YdjO-related protein — MAYNYNKKPVSEHVYEDRTVWQCSDCNTWSRPEFVLDEEPTCPICHGKMEQVVRNIRVE, encoded by the coding sequence ATGGCGTACAACTATAATAAAAAACCTGTCAGTGAGCACGTTTACGAAGACAGAACTGTATGGCAGTGTTCGGATTGCAACACTTGGTCACGACCTGAATTTGTTTTGGACGAAGAACCGACTTGCCCCATTTGTCACGGGAAAATGGAACAAGTCGTAAGGAACATTCGAGTCGAGTAA
- a CDS encoding C39 family peptidase, with the protein MEYRSFDRRKRRRKRWVQAGTGLLVLIMGTLLVRTLLNGAGSSNGAGSSNGNVGTENSTTNHTVPVITKGGSGTTAAITSNSTATAATNSTTKTTTAGTTGGTSGHSVLPSHALLSVAAQNQHPQLPNGCEVTSLSMLLTAVGHPVSKMSLAKEAPRAPVSVAWKNNASGLPQGWRYDIASWGNPNKGFVGHMTRQPGYGIYHGPLTKLLNRVLPGQAVDLTGSSLQHIFAQVAHGVPVVMWVNTTFKPLPQSDWVTWNNPGGPIKATFFEHAVLLVGYGPKQLYINNPFNGQKAQPVNRKQFVAAWKQMGSQALTVKAP; encoded by the coding sequence ATGGAATACAGAAGTTTTGACCGCAGAAAAAGGCGCAGGAAACGTTGGGTCCAGGCTGGTACGGGGTTGCTTGTCCTGATTATGGGAACTCTACTTGTTCGAACACTGCTGAATGGTGCAGGTTCTTCAAATGGTGCAGGTTCTTCAAACGGAAACGTTGGAACTGAAAATTCGACGACGAATCATACAGTCCCGGTCATTACCAAAGGCGGGAGTGGGACTACGGCAGCAATCACATCGAATTCAACCGCAACAGCAGCAACGAATTCCACGACAAAGACAACGACTGCGGGAACAACTGGCGGTACTTCAGGCCATTCAGTACTGCCTTCTCACGCGTTGCTTTCCGTAGCTGCTCAGAATCAACATCCTCAACTGCCCAACGGCTGTGAGGTCACCAGTTTGTCTATGCTGTTGACGGCAGTTGGCCATCCTGTGAGTAAAATGTCTCTGGCTAAGGAAGCGCCCAGGGCTCCAGTGTCTGTAGCCTGGAAAAACAACGCCAGCGGCTTACCGCAAGGCTGGAGATACGACATAGCATCGTGGGGCAATCCAAATAAGGGATTCGTGGGGCATATGACCCGTCAACCAGGATACGGCATCTATCACGGACCGTTGACGAAGTTACTGAATCGTGTGCTGCCAGGTCAAGCCGTAGACCTGACAGGTTCATCGCTTCAGCACATTTTTGCACAAGTTGCACATGGCGTACCCGTGGTCATGTGGGTAAATACTACCTTTAAACCATTGCCTCAGTCAGATTGGGTGACCTGGAACAATCCCGGCGGACCTATCAAAGCCACTTTTTTTGAACACGCCGTGCTCTTGGTGGGATACGGTCCGAAACAGTTGTATATCAACAATCCTTTTAACGGCCAGAAGGCTCAACCCGTCAATCGCAAGCAATTCGTCGCTGCCTGGAAACAGATGGGAAGTCAGGCGCTGACTGTGAAAGCACCATAA
- a CDS encoding cupredoxin domain-containing protein has product MKHKTSRWVYAGIATVLIGLSGCGTPSTTLQGGRGSMMGQSGAMMQGQSNSRMGQGASMMQGQQNSNGTSGSETSAGTSAASQSTAKNQHIYLTVLAGAKLGSDGKMHDIFSPADFVVHPDKPVTVTVYNYDTGEHSFTSQALGVNASVKGAQRKGVPSTTTFTFTPKETGTYTWACTVPCDDNAGGWAMSHDGFMAGKVSVVAD; this is encoded by the coding sequence TTGAAACACAAGACATCTCGCTGGGTCTATGCAGGCATTGCAACAGTTCTTATCGGTCTGTCCGGGTGCGGTACGCCAAGCACTACTCTCCAAGGCGGGCGCGGCTCGATGATGGGACAAAGTGGAGCTATGATGCAGGGCCAAAGCAACTCGAGGATGGGGCAAGGCGCGTCCATGATGCAGGGCCAACAGAACAGTAATGGCACATCCGGGTCCGAAACATCTGCTGGGACATCGGCTGCTAGTCAAAGTACTGCAAAGAATCAGCATATCTACCTGACAGTTCTGGCAGGCGCCAAACTTGGATCCGATGGAAAAATGCATGACATTTTCTCTCCGGCGGACTTTGTTGTTCATCCTGACAAACCTGTAACCGTGACAGTCTATAACTATGACACGGGCGAGCACAGTTTTACTTCTCAAGCATTGGGTGTGAATGCAAGCGTGAAAGGCGCACAGAGAAAAGGAGTACCGTCAACAACAACCTTCACATTCACTCCGAAAGAGACAGGCACGTATACGTGGGCTTGCACTGTTCCCTGCGATGACAATGCAGGCGGCTGGGCAATGTCTCACGACGGATTCATGGCTGGTAAAGTCTCTGTTGTGGCGGACTAA
- a CDS encoding histidine kinase, which translates to MIRNAIKLERIGGFTALLWVVVVVTDIVLNVVLIGQATPRLAVRAIGIATLSLAVIFFPLGRLVWIRRAEYTRFRELFTLLSDGIIVMNPERTITFINPSAVTMTGFKLHDSVPYCLYCQNRSLLPGQQRCLLADERKRHYFESELPTNSGNVPVGMSRTFLSRRAATSEQDMVITIRDVTAEKREEELQLSRRLTHHAYKIQEEERKRLSQDLHDGISQTLYGIGLGLEHLSRHLHQPESEQEVRLLHQQVKEATEEVRSISHSLYPAALDRIGLVATLRTMAQTLCSPRRTVRFSTNCKEEPPFHPDASVHLYRITQEALHNAVMHGHAAKIHIALLQQGGTVRLTVEDNGLGFSMAESQFGYGLRNMEERARAVGAQLTISSERKRGTKVELTVGIRDLELPSLERVEK; encoded by the coding sequence GTGATTAGAAACGCGATCAAACTGGAAAGAATAGGAGGGTTCACGGCACTCCTATGGGTGGTTGTGGTAGTCACGGACATTGTGCTGAATGTGGTTCTAATTGGCCAAGCTACTCCGCGGTTGGCTGTACGAGCGATTGGCATTGCGACGCTGTCCTTGGCTGTAATTTTCTTTCCTTTAGGACGGCTTGTTTGGATACGTCGAGCGGAATACACGCGCTTTCGCGAGCTGTTTACATTGTTGAGTGACGGTATCATCGTGATGAATCCAGAGCGCACAATTACATTTATCAACCCTTCTGCTGTAACCATGACAGGCTTCAAATTACATGACAGCGTTCCTTATTGCCTCTACTGCCAGAATCGAAGCCTGCTTCCGGGGCAGCAGCGATGCCTGCTTGCCGATGAGCGAAAACGCCACTACTTCGAATCCGAATTGCCAACAAACTCTGGCAACGTCCCTGTAGGCATGAGCAGAACGTTTTTATCGCGGCGTGCAGCAACATCTGAGCAGGACATGGTGATTACGATTCGCGATGTAACTGCTGAAAAACGGGAGGAAGAACTTCAGCTGAGTCGACGACTGACTCATCACGCCTATAAAATTCAAGAGGAGGAGCGAAAGCGGCTCTCTCAAGACTTGCATGACGGCATTTCCCAGACGTTGTACGGCATCGGCTTGGGACTCGAGCACTTGTCACGTCATTTGCATCAGCCTGAAAGTGAGCAAGAAGTTCGATTGCTGCACCAACAAGTTAAAGAAGCCACTGAAGAAGTTCGTTCCATTTCGCATTCACTGTACCCGGCCGCACTGGACAGAATCGGTCTCGTAGCAACGCTTCGCACCATGGCGCAGACCTTGTGTTCCCCGCGGCGTACAGTCCGCTTTTCGACCAATTGCAAAGAGGAGCCTCCGTTTCACCCGGACGCTTCGGTTCACTTGTATAGAATCACACAAGAAGCGCTTCACAATGCCGTTATGCACGGACATGCCGCAAAAATTCACATTGCATTGTTGCAACAGGGCGGGACTGTCCGTCTGACAGTCGAGGACAACGGACTTGGCTTTTCAATGGCTGAGTCACAATTTGGATACGGGTTGAGAAATATGGAAGAACGTGCACGTGCCGTAGGTGCACAGCTTACGATTTCGAGTGAGCGAAAGCGGGGAACAAAGGTTGAACTGACAGTTGGCATTCGGGACCTTGAGCTTCCCTCATTAGAAAGGGTTGAGAAGTAA
- a CDS encoding class I SAM-dependent methyltransferase, translating to MKIPNFKTEEGALLYKDTVGNDIAPRVADILIEAARTVIDIKDTSQQIDILDLGCGPGTVSLALADNYPHAQIVGVDSSASMLAECRSAAASRSIENAQFVQSEASELNALKTPFHLVVSNLAFPFFPRPIETMQAVCRVMQANGSAIFTVPGRHTWEEFFDVAKSVVGPATKVARPFLTKFTQAEKLPESMTAAGFGTIQTKAVKIPFSFDNGQHLLNFFAKLFHLLDFAPQIAQEKLTREIDKRFPDGFTMHYEAIIVQGTKPRT from the coding sequence GTGAAAATTCCCAACTTCAAAACTGAGGAAGGTGCTCTACTCTACAAAGATACCGTGGGCAACGATATTGCACCAAGGGTCGCAGACATCTTAATTGAAGCCGCAAGAACTGTCATCGACATCAAAGACACGTCACAGCAGATAGACATCCTTGACTTAGGCTGCGGGCCCGGAACCGTCTCCCTGGCGCTTGCAGACAACTATCCTCATGCACAAATTGTCGGGGTTGACTCTTCTGCAAGCATGCTAGCAGAGTGTCGTTCTGCCGCTGCATCTCGGAGCATCGAAAATGCACAGTTTGTTCAAAGCGAAGCATCAGAACTGAACGCATTGAAGACTCCCTTCCACCTCGTTGTCAGCAATCTGGCCTTCCCATTCTTCCCCAGGCCAATTGAGACAATGCAAGCAGTCTGTCGCGTGATGCAAGCAAATGGAAGTGCTATTTTCACTGTACCCGGAAGGCATACCTGGGAGGAATTTTTTGACGTAGCTAAATCTGTTGTAGGTCCTGCAACAAAAGTTGCTCGACCTTTTTTGACGAAGTTTACTCAAGCAGAAAAATTGCCGGAATCTATGACAGCAGCGGGCTTCGGCACGATACAGACAAAAGCGGTGAAAATTCCTTTTTCATTTGACAACGGGCAACATCTGCTTAATTTCTTTGCAAAGCTTTTTCACTTGTTAGATTTTGCTCCCCAGATTGCACAAGAAAAACTCACGCGGGAAATTGACAAGCGGTTTCCGGATGGATTCACAATGCATTACGAAGCCATTATTGTTCAGGGTACCAAACCGAGAACCTAG
- a CDS encoding response regulator transcription factor encodes MVNIMLVDDHVIVRQGIRLLLEEEDDFLVVAEAESGDEAIPVALSHHPDVVLMDVHMPQGIDGITATRRLREELPDTKVIMLTMFDDEAHIEKMLQAGAAGVVLKNDSSSEIVAAIYRVTQRGANEPYLPTKMSDSLRERLLSRLQSPVDSSSPLLSPRETEVLTLIAKGYINKEIAERLHISVKTVETHRARIIERIGAQSKADLVSYAVNHGLN; translated from the coding sequence ATGGTCAACATTATGCTTGTGGACGATCACGTCATTGTTCGCCAAGGCATTCGCCTGCTCCTGGAAGAAGAGGATGACTTCCTGGTCGTGGCTGAGGCGGAATCAGGGGACGAGGCGATTCCGGTTGCCCTCAGTCACCATCCGGATGTGGTTTTGATGGACGTGCATATGCCCCAAGGCATCGACGGGATTACGGCTACTCGGCGGCTTAGGGAAGAACTCCCGGACACAAAGGTCATTATGCTCACCATGTTTGACGATGAAGCCCATATTGAGAAAATGCTGCAGGCTGGCGCTGCCGGGGTCGTTTTGAAAAACGACTCCAGTTCAGAGATTGTCGCAGCCATTTACAGGGTGACACAGAGAGGGGCGAATGAGCCCTATTTGCCAACAAAGATGTCGGACAGCCTGCGGGAAAGGTTACTGAGCCGCCTGCAATCGCCGGTTGACAGCAGTTCTCCTCTCCTCTCGCCCCGGGAGACAGAAGTGCTGACTTTAATCGCCAAGGGCTACATTAATAAAGAGATTGCGGAAAGACTCCATATCAGCGTGAAAACCGTGGAGACACACCGCGCCCGAATTATTGAACGGATTGGAGCACAAAGTAAAGCGGATTTGGTTTCCTATGCCGTAAACCACGGATTGAATTAA
- a CDS encoding FAD-dependent oxidoreductase yields MVDVAIVGAGPAGGSAAIFTAKAGQDTLVLHNNQSVTRRAWLENHYGAKDVSGPDLIETGKQQAEKLGAKFVEAEVENITKTADGFQIETNNGNYEAKQVIIATGMYTTLAEKIGLKTKPGTEPRIKTILDVDTQGKTNIDGIWGAGTIAGVSMHTIITAGDGAKVAINLLSELKGERHVDHDVLQSK; encoded by the coding sequence ATGGTTGACGTTGCAATTGTAGGAGCAGGACCAGCAGGCGGAAGTGCTGCTATCTTCACAGCAAAAGCTGGTCAAGATACGCTTGTTCTCCATAATAATCAGAGTGTGACACGACGTGCTTGGTTAGAGAATCATTACGGAGCAAAGGATGTTTCCGGTCCGGATTTGATTGAAACTGGCAAACAACAGGCAGAAAAGTTGGGTGCCAAGTTTGTTGAGGCAGAAGTCGAGAACATTACAAAGACCGCCGACGGATTCCAGATTGAAACCAACAACGGAAACTATGAGGCGAAGCAAGTTATCATTGCGACGGGTATGTATACAACTCTGGCAGAAAAAATCGGCTTGAAGACCAAGCCGGGGACAGAGCCTCGCATCAAGACAATTCTTGATGTTGACACACAGGGCAAGACAAACATCGATGGCATCTGGGGCGCAGGTACGATTGCCGGCGTCAGCATGCATACCATCATTACTGCTGGTGACGGTGCTAAAGTTGCAATTAATCTGCTGAGTGAACTGAAGGGTGAACGCCACGTCGATCACGATGTTCTCCAATCAAAGTAA